The Leptospira selangorensis sequence GTTCAGGCGGTGGTGACGGGGGAGGAGGTCACGGTGGCGGTGGCCATGGAGGAAGCGGAATTATATTCTAAGTTTTAGATACAAAAAAAGGAAACCGAGGAGACTCGGTTTCCAGTTTGAGCTAATGAAAATTGTATAGAGGAAATTTACTTCGCAAACCCAATCTGAGAAGCTAAGTCGGTTTTTGAATAATCTTCCTTCTTCTCTACTACCTCATCAAAATAGGTTTCGTAATTCGGGAAATTTGTTCCCATGATCCTATCCCAAAAATTGAAATAGAGGCTATAGTTCCCATGAAACTTTTGGTGATGAAGATTATGATGGGTAGAAGTATTGATCCATTTTGTGATCGGATGACTTGCCCAACCTTTCGGAAAAAATTCATATCCTAGATGCCACCATATATTCATTATCATCGCATAGAATGTATGGAATATAAATACTCCGAAATGGATCGGAACCAAACTGATAAACGGCACCACATAAATCGCTTCTAAAAAGGCTTCTGCCCAATGGAAATTATAAGCGGCTAAAGGAGAAGGGTTTACGGATTTATGATGGATTGCATGAACAAAAGTATAAACCTTTTTGTGATGCATTAACCTATGAGCCCAATAAAACCAAGTCTCATGCCAAACTGTGATCAAGATATAACTT is a genomic window containing:
- a CDS encoding sterol desaturase family protein produces the protein MAINACDFGWECVRNFGLFQLSMNFIRYYPLAGLAFFIFWVWKKGYFEKYRIQKNFPKWEKVVYEIKQSAVTMVMFSLVAVISFSLQKLGYLPRALYFDISERGWAYAILSYILITVWHETWFYWAHRLMHHKKVYTFVHAIHHKSVNPSPLAAYNFHWAEAFLEAIYVVPFISLVPIHFGVFIFHTFYAMIMNIWWHLGYEFFPKGWASHPITKWINTSTHHNLHHQKFHGNYSLYFNFWDRIMGTNFPNYETYFDEVVEKKEDYSKTDLASQIGFAK